A region of Subtercola boreus DNA encodes the following proteins:
- a CDS encoding LacI family DNA-binding transcriptional regulator → MPGIDAVAALAGVSTATVSRALSGNGHVSPSTRVRVHDAARELGYVVSSPASSLASGRTKNVGVVVPFISRWFYSSVLEGAGSALLKNGYDLTLYGLTGGGGVDERRSVFEHFLLRKRVDAVLALTIELTTGELQSLLDLKKPIVGIGGPLAGVQTLSIDDVGVALLATEHLLGLGHRCIGMIGGESGFELDFHLPTNRRAGYERALRSAGIEPAPHLFLPADFTIRGGYQAATALLRDPRSRPSALFAASDEMAMGSILAARDLGLSVPGDVSIIGIDGHEHSDFFGLTTVAQFPERQGAHAVEMLMDQLHPGRRDPTPTNIPLPVELIVRTSTAPPSPPPLPPAAPAP, encoded by the coding sequence ATGCCAGGAATCGACGCTGTCGCGGCGCTCGCTGGCGTGTCCACAGCCACCGTCTCCCGCGCATTGAGCGGAAACGGGCACGTCTCCCCGTCCACCCGGGTGCGCGTGCACGACGCGGCGCGCGAGCTCGGCTACGTCGTGTCGTCGCCCGCGTCGAGCCTCGCCAGCGGGCGCACGAAGAACGTCGGCGTCGTCGTGCCGTTCATCAGCCGCTGGTTCTACTCCTCGGTACTCGAAGGCGCGGGGTCCGCGCTGCTGAAGAACGGTTACGACCTCACGCTCTACGGCCTGACCGGCGGAGGCGGCGTCGACGAGCGGCGGAGCGTCTTCGAGCACTTCCTGCTCCGGAAACGCGTGGATGCCGTGCTCGCCCTCACCATCGAACTCACCACCGGCGAACTGCAGTCACTGCTCGACCTGAAGAAGCCGATCGTGGGGATCGGCGGGCCGCTGGCCGGCGTGCAGACCCTCAGCATCGACGACGTCGGCGTCGCGCTGCTCGCCACCGAGCACCTTCTCGGCCTCGGTCATCGATGCATCGGGATGATCGGGGGCGAGTCGGGCTTCGAGCTCGACTTCCATCTGCCGACGAACCGCCGCGCGGGGTACGAGCGCGCGCTGAGGTCGGCGGGGATCGAGCCGGCCCCCCATCTCTTCCTCCCCGCGGACTTCACGATCCGCGGTGGATACCAAGCGGCGACGGCGCTGCTCCGCGATCCGCGGTCGCGGCCATCCGCCCTCTTCGCGGCGTCGGACGAGATGGCGATGGGATCGATCCTCGCCGCCCGTGACCTCGGGCTGAGCGTGCCCGGCGACGTATCGATCATCGGCATCGACGGGCACGAGCACTCCGACTTCTTCGGGCTGACGACGGTCGCGCAGTTCCCCGAGCGCCAGGGCGCGCACGCGGTCGAGATGCTGATGGACCAGCTGCACCCCGGCCGCCGCGACCCGACCCCCACGAACATCCCGCTCCCGGTGGAGCTCATCGTGCGCACCTCGACGGCTCCCCCGTCGCCCCCTCCTCTCCCGCCCGCCGCCCCCGCCCCCTGA
- a CDS encoding replication initiator yields the protein MAINHINYRDRLALLLEPDFLSSAADEGVDPRVAAGLVGLTRADRCTRPLVSKRSVLDSGRHDPAMRGKPVDEPESFLIPCSTSDADKCEPCAEFRKQLSMRQMLTTLSRDGSAAALFTLTAPSFGRVHSSYWTAKDEFRSRHLPDTEREAKRLYRKQFASPCPCSGFHTSSEGIAGTPVNPNTYDYAAEIIWNANLPALVSSMKRKVKTMAKTAGIDLQNFRMFIVYERQVRGALHTHVLLACEGNAPAFAALVEAIDLSWNVTPPTAEIPDELVTWLRTDAAQKLAEDALDYVHGRPLVKDSIPVASWKGGAPRPATMFGSQYDIRVISAKEPEAPHTTGDPDDAAAAAAEAEDMPDVDSHSAAAAYLAKYLTKNQSAFSPAALRRTQALLRAHYARFRRLAFALLADRAVLHSRRATATKTLTASLQKWADDKQANRHAPPLAPEPDDMIHRLRKEAIPPVIERDRPDREPPGIRLLRAEIEELKNAPIAPNPLTEAVSPLMSSHLTRKELVRCLTVTGDLVSLRGIRTRLNRVADNGGFTGTLTSASNWGCSLTSLKEEMRAWAEAMFAPEVPVDPDDFIIVWEIDMQASEEEFERRKPSPTE from the coding sequence ATGGCAATTAACCACATAAATTACCGCGACCGGCTCGCATTACTTTTAGAACCCGACTTTCTCTCCTCCGCCGCTGACGAAGGAGTTGACCCTCGTGTTGCCGCCGGGCTGGTTGGGCTGACTCGCGCTGACCGTTGCACGCGCCCCCTTGTATCAAAGCGAAGTGTTTTGGACTCAGGGAGACACGACCCCGCGATGAGAGGCAAACCTGTTGATGAGCCGGAGTCGTTCCTGATTCCTTGTTCTACTTCCGACGCCGACAAATGCGAACCATGCGCCGAGTTTCGCAAACAGCTCAGCATGCGCCAAATGCTCACAACGCTCTCCCGCGACGGTTCCGCCGCTGCACTCTTCACCTTGACCGCCCCTTCCTTTGGGCGCGTGCACAGCAGCTACTGGACAGCCAAGGATGAGTTCAGAAGCCGTCATCTCCCAGATACCGAAAGAGAGGCAAAACGTCTCTACAGAAAGCAGTTCGCTTCTCCCTGCCCATGTTCCGGTTTTCACACGTCATCGGAGGGCATAGCTGGCACCCCCGTGAACCCGAACACTTACGACTACGCGGCGGAAATCATCTGGAATGCGAATTTGCCCGCCCTTGTGAGCTCCATGAAGCGCAAGGTCAAAACCATGGCGAAGACAGCTGGAATTGACCTGCAAAACTTCCGAATGTTCATCGTCTATGAACGCCAAGTCAGAGGCGCACTACACACCCATGTCCTGCTTGCGTGTGAGGGAAATGCCCCAGCCTTTGCAGCCCTTGTGGAGGCGATAGACCTTAGTTGGAACGTGACCCCACCCACTGCCGAAATCCCCGACGAGCTGGTCACCTGGCTTCGCACAGATGCTGCTCAGAAACTTGCGGAAGACGCGCTTGACTATGTGCACGGTCGCCCCCTCGTCAAGGACTCCATCCCTGTTGCCTCTTGGAAGGGCGGTGCCCCTCGTCCGGCAACCATGTTCGGGAGTCAATACGACATTCGCGTCATCTCAGCCAAAGAACCGGAAGCTCCTCACACCACTGGTGACCCTGACGACGCCGCAGCTGCTGCTGCCGAAGCCGAGGACATGCCTGACGTTGATTCACACAGCGCCGCCGCCGCGTATCTTGCGAAATATCTGACGAAGAACCAGTCAGCATTCTCGCCCGCCGCATTACGACGCACGCAAGCTCTCCTGCGCGCTCACTACGCCCGCTTCAGACGCCTCGCGTTCGCTCTCCTCGCAGACCGTGCCGTCCTGCATTCTCGCCGCGCCACGGCGACCAAGACCCTTACCGCCTCACTCCAAAAATGGGCAGACGACAAGCAGGCGAACAGGCACGCCCCACCGCTTGCTCCTGAACCCGATGACATGATTCATCGTCTGCGCAAGGAAGCGATTCCTCCAGTAATAGAACGTGACCGACCAGACAGGGAGCCACCTGGAATTCGGCTTCTACGTGCAGAGATTGAGGAGCTGAAGAACGCCCCGATAGCTCCTAACCCGCTGACTGAGGCAGTCTCCCCGCTGATGAGTTCGCACCTGACGAGAAAGGAACTTGTGCGCTGTCTGACGGTCACAGGCGACCTCGTTTCGCTTCGGGGCATCCGCACGCGACTCAACCGTGTTGCCGACAACGGAGGATTTACCGGCACTCTCACTTCCGCATCTAACTGGGGGTGCTCGCTTACCTCGCTGAAAGAGGAGATGCGTGCGTGGGCAGAAGCAATGTTCGCGCCCGAGGTACCCGTTGACCCGGATGACTTCATCATTGTTTGGGAAATTGACATGCAAGCATCTGAAGAAGAGTTTGAGCGGCGAAAACCCTCCCCTACTGAATAA
- a CDS encoding YajQ family cyclic di-GMP-binding protein, with protein MADSSFDIVSKVDKMEADNALHQAQKEVESRYDFKNIGASIDWSGEKILMKANSEERVKAILEVFEAKLIKRGISLRSLDAGEPYPSGKEYRLEAELKNGIEQEAAKKISKLIRDESPKSVKSQIQGDELRVSSKSRDDLQGVMALLKSADLEVAVQFVNFR; from the coding sequence ATGGCAGATTCAAGTTTTGACATCGTGAGCAAGGTCGACAAGATGGAGGCCGACAACGCCCTGCACCAGGCGCAGAAGGAGGTCGAGTCGCGGTACGACTTCAAGAACATCGGCGCTTCGATCGACTGGAGCGGCGAGAAGATCCTGATGAAGGCGAACTCCGAGGAGCGGGTCAAAGCCATCCTCGAGGTGTTCGAGGCGAAGCTCATCAAGCGCGGCATCAGCCTGCGGAGCCTGGATGCCGGCGAGCCGTACCCGAGCGGCAAGGAGTACCGGCTCGAAGCCGAGTTGAAGAACGGTATCGAGCAGGAGGCGGCGAAGAAGATCTCGAAGCTGATCCGCGACGAGTCGCCGAAGTCGGTCAAGAGCCAGATCCAGGGCGACGAACTGCGCGTCTCCTCGAAGAGCCGCGACGACCTCCAGGGCGTGATGGCCCTCCTGAAGAGCGCCGACCTCGAGGTCGCCGTGCAGTTCGTCAACTTCCGCTGA
- a CDS encoding tyrosine-type recombinase/integrase, translating into MDDSGRAVQVSGTAASKEQAIERRENNLRKRLVKSGELPLSALSARPKELKLTTGEMLNEWLEVKRQKTSKAERVSANTAHVYENQIRLHIAPYVGSIPVRLITEEDIRNLLFRTLPKKMKTKKVDGKDVATNVPLLGASQLRLIQGIINQGFRYATEQGHVLENPTTRIDQLDKPDSRSETEHLEKKNWIAREIAAYTQGTAEEAHWIFALMGLRQSERLGLTWDCFTYLDDSRGKQPVVEIRQQLSRDAKTGTMSIKPQPKTNAGKRIIPLSPRVVDVLKRHRAEQRQIKQDEGWSTEPQFANLVYTTENGSPIRQTTDNKRWNSLLSDEKKLNLKPEYRIRQHALRHIAITLLITHGTPIEIVRAIAGHHSEAITRGTYSHIDTAPKVQPMNDLMDDIYRTADKRAARKTQ; encoded by the coding sequence ATGGACGATTCCGGGCGCGCGGTGCAGGTCTCAGGGACTGCTGCGAGCAAAGAACAGGCGATAGAGCGGCGAGAGAACAATCTTCGTAAGCGGCTCGTCAAGAGTGGAGAATTGCCCCTCTCGGCATTGTCGGCACGCCCCAAAGAACTGAAACTCACGACCGGCGAAATGCTCAACGAATGGTTAGAGGTCAAGAGGCAGAAGACGTCTAAGGCTGAGCGAGTCAGCGCTAATACTGCGCATGTCTACGAAAACCAGATACGTCTACACATAGCCCCCTACGTCGGCAGCATTCCAGTCCGGCTCATTACCGAAGAAGACATACGGAATCTCCTGTTCAGAACGCTTCCGAAGAAGATGAAGACGAAGAAAGTTGACGGCAAAGACGTAGCTACAAACGTCCCACTGCTGGGCGCGAGTCAGCTCAGACTCATCCAAGGCATCATCAACCAGGGATTCCGGTATGCGACGGAGCAAGGGCATGTGTTAGAAAATCCGACAACACGAATAGATCAGCTTGATAAACCTGATTCTCGCTCTGAGACGGAACACTTGGAGAAGAAGAACTGGATAGCACGCGAGATAGCGGCATACACGCAGGGAACAGCCGAGGAAGCACATTGGATTTTTGCGCTCATGGGACTGCGGCAAAGTGAACGGTTAGGACTCACCTGGGACTGCTTCACCTATCTGGACGACAGTAGGGGCAAGCAGCCCGTTGTGGAGATTCGTCAACAACTCAGCAGGGATGCAAAGACCGGAACAATGTCCATCAAGCCGCAACCCAAAACAAACGCAGGGAAGCGAATCATCCCGCTTTCGCCCAGAGTTGTGGACGTACTGAAACGGCACAGAGCAGAGCAGAGGCAGATAAAACAGGATGAAGGGTGGTCAACCGAGCCGCAGTTTGCCAACCTCGTCTACACGACGGAGAACGGTAGCCCCATCAGACAAACGACGGATAACAAACGCTGGAACTCGCTGCTCTCAGATGAGAAGAAACTAAACCTGAAGCCCGAATACCGTATTAGGCAGCACGCGCTCCGACACATTGCAATAACGCTGCTCATCACCCACGGCACCCCCATAGAGATAGTCCGAGCCATAGCCGGGCATCACTCAGAAGCGATCACACGGGGGACGTATTCGCACATTGACACCGCCCCCAAGGTGCAGCCAATGAACGACCTGATGGATGACATATACAGGACAGCGGACAAACGAGCAGCCCGGAAGACGCAGTAA
- a CDS encoding FAD-dependent oxidoreductase, with amino-acid sequence MTKLRLAIVGAGPAGIYAADLLIKAERAFDVSIDLFDHLPAPYGLVRYGVAPDHPRIKGIIGALREVLDRGDIRFFGNVRYGIDLTLDDLKKHYNAVIFATGAIKDAELDIPGIDLDGSYGAADFVSWFDGHPDVPRTWPLGAREVAVLGNGNVALDVARILAKHADDLLVTEIPANVYEGLKASPVTDVHVFGRRGPAQVKFTPLELRELGEVNDVDIVVYDEDFDIDPASEAAIASNKQVMVINRVMNQWRTRPAGTASRRLHLHFYSRPVEVLGEDGRVAGLRMERTRPDGAGGVEGTGEFRDFPIQALYRAVGYFGSPLDGVPFDSLHGVIPNREGQVLDDHDEVIPGVYATGWIKRGPVGLIGHTKSDAMETLSHVVRDQANWWTPADPSEESVVSLLESRGVDYTSTEGWHHLDQYELGLGEAAGRTRIKVVERDEMVAVSNQQPVG; translated from the coding sequence ATGACCAAGCTCCGCCTGGCCATCGTCGGCGCGGGACCGGCCGGCATCTACGCCGCCGACCTGCTGATCAAGGCCGAACGTGCGTTCGACGTCTCGATCGACCTCTTCGACCACCTGCCCGCGCCCTACGGCCTGGTGCGCTACGGCGTCGCCCCCGATCATCCGCGCATCAAGGGCATCATCGGGGCGCTCCGCGAGGTGCTCGACCGCGGCGACATCCGGTTCTTCGGCAACGTGCGCTACGGCATCGACCTGACACTTGACGACCTGAAGAAGCACTACAACGCGGTCATCTTCGCAACCGGTGCGATCAAGGATGCCGAACTCGACATCCCCGGCATCGACCTCGACGGCTCCTACGGCGCGGCCGACTTCGTGAGCTGGTTCGACGGGCACCCCGACGTGCCGCGCACCTGGCCGCTCGGCGCGCGCGAAGTCGCTGTGCTCGGCAACGGCAACGTCGCGCTCGACGTGGCGCGCATCCTCGCGAAGCACGCCGACGACCTCCTCGTCACCGAGATCCCCGCGAACGTCTACGAGGGACTGAAGGCCTCGCCGGTGACCGACGTGCACGTGTTCGGCCGCCGCGGCCCCGCGCAGGTGAAGTTCACGCCGCTCGAACTCCGCGAGCTCGGTGAGGTCAACGACGTCGACATCGTCGTCTACGACGAGGACTTCGACATCGACCCCGCCTCCGAGGCCGCCATCGCCTCGAACAAGCAGGTCATGGTGATCAATCGCGTCATGAACCAGTGGCGTACGCGCCCGGCCGGTACGGCATCCCGCCGCCTGCACCTGCACTTCTACTCGCGCCCCGTCGAGGTGCTCGGCGAGGACGGCCGCGTGGCGGGCCTCCGCATGGAGCGCACCCGGCCCGACGGCGCCGGCGGTGTCGAGGGCACGGGCGAGTTCCGCGACTTCCCGATCCAGGCGCTCTACCGCGCGGTCGGCTACTTCGGTTCGCCGCTCGACGGTGTTCCGTTCGATTCGCTGCACGGCGTGATCCCGAACCGCGAAGGGCAGGTTCTGGATGATCACGACGAGGTCATTCCGGGCGTCTACGCCACCGGGTGGATCAAACGCGGCCCCGTCGGGCTGATCGGCCACACGAAGAGCGACGCCATGGAGACGCTCAGCCACGTCGTACGCGACCAGGCCAACTGGTGGACGCCCGCCGACCCCTCCGAGGAGTCGGTCGTCTCGCTGCTGGAGTCGCGCGGAGTCGACTACACGAGCACCGAGGGTTGGCACCACCTCGACCAGTACGAGCTCGGTCTCGGCGAGGCAGCTGGCCGCACCCGCATCAAGGTCGTCGAGCGCGACGAGATGGTCGCGGTCTCGAACCAGCAGCCGGTCGGCTAG
- a CDS encoding type IV pilin protein, translated as MNKKTLTALTREDGFTLIELLIVVVIIGILAATAIPILLNQQKAAMNATVKSDAKNTVTEVASMLAQHPTASDLSAAPKVASKGNAVSVKGSWSSYSVCAANTDGTYSYGFTSETGTYAENCLVAADAPITTVTTANYEQYFRAALAKLQASQAANGGVKSISLADIRAIAGAATFDPSIQTSGIGGGCFTGGSCGLNLKFQDGTTTYQLDARWSQDNPNATVTIDHYPNYTPPNMPQS; from the coding sequence ATGAACAAGAAAACTCTGACCGCCCTGACTCGTGAGGACGGCTTCACTCTTATTGAGCTGCTAATCGTCGTGGTCATCATCGGCATTCTTGCGGCGACGGCTATCCCGATTCTGCTGAACCAGCAGAAGGCTGCAATGAACGCCACCGTCAAATCAGATGCAAAGAACACGGTCACCGAAGTTGCCTCTATGCTTGCGCAGCACCCCACCGCATCCGACCTGTCAGCCGCCCCGAAGGTTGCCTCAAAAGGGAACGCCGTTTCTGTAAAGGGGAGCTGGTCAAGCTACTCCGTTTGTGCCGCTAACACTGACGGCACCTATTCCTACGGCTTCACCTCTGAAACGGGAACATACGCTGAGAACTGTCTGGTGGCTGCTGACGCACCTATCACAACAGTGACGACCGCCAACTACGAACAGTATTTCCGCGCCGCCTTAGCCAAGCTCCAAGCGTCTCAGGCAGCCAATGGCGGAGTGAAATCCATCAGCCTCGCAGACATTAGAGCAATCGCCGGAGCAGCCACTTTTGACCCGTCAATTCAGACAAGCGGGATTGGCGGCGGGTGCTTCACCGGGGGGAGTTGTGGTCTCAATCTCAAGTTTCAGGATGGAACGACGACCTATCAGCTTGACGCTCGTTGGAGTCAAGACAACCCGAATGCCACTGTGACGATTGACCACTATCCCAACTACACGCCGCCGAACATGCCGCAGAGCTAA
- a CDS encoding helix-turn-helix domain-containing protein — protein MYATVHIVPMPVSKALTSPEQTLARTNIRKAIGTQIVRLRQREGLTQEALALAAGWSRNQLIFVEHGERGIQIERLYELAEALGVTVHDLLPVNLGEALPEG, from the coding sequence ATGTATGCCACGGTGCACATTGTCCCCATGCCCGTCAGCAAAGCACTCACGTCCCCCGAGCAGACATTAGCGCGAACGAACATCCGAAAGGCGATAGGCACTCAGATTGTGCGTCTTCGTCAACGGGAAGGACTCACACAGGAGGCTTTAGCTCTCGCGGCTGGATGGAGTCGCAATCAACTCATCTTCGTAGAGCATGGAGAACGCGGCATCCAGATAGAACGGCTCTATGAGCTGGCAGAAGCGCTCGGGGTGACCGTCCATGACCTCCTGCCTGTCAATCTGGGGGAGGCTCTTCCAGAGGGGTAG
- a CDS encoding lytic transglycosylase domain-containing protein, translating into MAERRATSTQARRRAAARRAAARRRARTARAGIRSRRRLRTTLIAVGASAAVLALLVAGVFAAGPLGEALRQAVVSAEGGAAPDAPSAVELPPLSTAVAAAPGAAGAPGVLAGLAGNTDVAWATRMAEATNVSVRAIQSYAGVALAKQTENPTCHLGWNTLAAVGSVESGNGTHGGSSIAADGQVSPPIYGIALDGVGVNNIPDSDKGAIDGDASIDRAVGPMQLIPEAWRNWGTDGSGDGVADPQNFDDSVLATANYLCYAGGDLSTLAGWERAIAAYNDATPYALKVSTAAVTFAATAARTDAPA; encoded by the coding sequence GTGGCAGAACGGCGAGCGACGAGCACCCAGGCGAGACGCCGGGCGGCGGCGCGGCGGGCTGCAGCACGGAGGCGGGCGCGAACGGCCCGCGCGGGCATCCGGAGCCGCCGTCGCCTGCGGACGACCCTCATCGCGGTCGGCGCCTCCGCAGCCGTGCTCGCGCTCCTGGTCGCCGGGGTCTTCGCGGCGGGGCCGCTGGGGGAGGCCCTCCGGCAGGCGGTCGTCTCCGCCGAGGGCGGTGCGGCTCCGGACGCCCCGTCCGCCGTCGAGCTGCCGCCGCTGTCGACCGCGGTCGCCGCGGCGCCGGGTGCCGCAGGTGCGCCGGGAGTGCTCGCGGGCCTCGCCGGCAACACGGATGTCGCGTGGGCGACCCGCATGGCGGAGGCGACCAACGTGAGCGTGCGCGCCATCCAGTCGTACGCGGGCGTCGCCCTCGCGAAGCAGACGGAGAATCCGACCTGTCACCTCGGCTGGAACACGCTCGCCGCGGTCGGCTCCGTCGAGAGCGGCAACGGCACGCACGGCGGCAGCAGTATCGCGGCCGATGGGCAGGTCTCGCCGCCGATCTACGGCATCGCGCTCGACGGGGTCGGCGTGAACAACATCCCCGACAGCGACAAGGGAGCGATCGACGGCGACGCGAGCATCGACCGGGCGGTCGGACCGATGCAGCTGATTCCCGAGGCGTGGCGCAACTGGGGCACCGACGGCAGTGGTGACGGCGTCGCCGACCCGCAGAATTTCGACGACTCGGTGCTCGCCACCGCCAACTACCTCTGTTATGCGGGCGGCGACCTCTCGACGCTGGCCGGCTGGGAGCGCGCGATCGCGGCCTACAACGACGCGACCCCGTACGCGCTCAAGGTGTCGACGGCCGCGGTCACCTTCGCGGCCACCGCCGCGCGCACAGACGCCCCAGCCTGA